Proteins from one Desulfonema limicola genomic window:
- the cas3 gene encoding CRISPR-associated helicase Cas3': MDIIEFYNKIAEFSPNPLQQAVWQEFEKSGGHPALLVKAGTGAGKTEAVLFPALADEKKLRRIIMIMPSKALIEDMGERVKDIGKKLSEHKIKDIDITVDMGGTCKRFCCQNGEVHENNHFRHLFADDIIITTLDKFLFRMFGYGEKIKSYIFPHRIFGSALEKKPFVIFDEAHEYDGTAFSNFIKLLETLFIKGKDLCIMSATLPEKFVDFLTPVNSMNGELGNLQNNFQGSKTVNQDKYLTLISINPVSAIAEQVRNHYDKSKRIIARTEYVKDLVKLYDELKDLNPLIYHGRMTSKQRSGTIKELITQQKNDQGFLVLATSAIEAGCDLDAHVIITELCNPDSLVQLAGRLNRRGQMENAKLIIAGNTIKPLVSVLNQEQLENYINDLKSMGSVFKPESLQKYFNPPQRDWMGEILFDMLWEYVYEADLTSKPLWDKGIIVTRSWEPSVTLCTGIDEKTKKPENPVQIGISRLAKRINKPFEELKKQRACDWLSVDENSQWHADVHRAFYNTDNWEENRWSLYPLPEKYAISCYETNLICEIKKEFISEYFDMNLGYIKIPKIFLKGYRDGFRQYLDYQPKIKAKDGCFSIGSGKKYPEHSGRVWYLDVEK; the protein is encoded by the coding sequence ATGGATATTATTGAGTTTTACAATAAAATTGCAGAATTTTCTCCAAATCCGCTTCAACAGGCAGTATGGCAGGAGTTTGAAAAATCCGGGGGACATCCTGCCCTGCTTGTCAAGGCAGGGACAGGAGCCGGTAAAACCGAGGCTGTGCTTTTCCCAGCTCTTGCAGATGAAAAAAAACTGCGCAGAATTATTATGATCATGCCCTCAAAAGCATTGATTGAAGACATGGGAGAACGGGTAAAAGACATCGGGAAAAAGCTTTCGGAACATAAAATAAAGGATATTGATATTACTGTTGACATGGGAGGAACCTGCAAGCGTTTCTGCTGCCAAAACGGCGAAGTTCACGAAAATAATCATTTCCGCCATCTTTTTGCAGATGATATTATTATCACAACCTTAGATAAATTCCTGTTCAGGATGTTTGGATACGGGGAAAAGATTAAATCCTATATTTTCCCTCACCGTATTTTCGGGTCAGCCCTTGAAAAAAAGCCGTTTGTAATTTTTGACGAAGCCCATGAATATGACGGCACTGCTTTTTCAAATTTTATCAAGCTCCTTGAAACCCTTTTTATAAAAGGAAAAGACCTTTGTATCATGAGCGCCACCCTGCCGGAAAAATTTGTTGATTTTCTTACCCCTGTCAATTCCATGAACGGAGAACTTGGAAATCTTCAAAACAATTTTCAAGGTTCAAAAACCGTAAACCAGGATAAATATCTTACCCTGATTTCAATAAATCCGGTTTCAGCAATTGCAGAACAGGTAAGAAATCATTATGACAAATCAAAACGGATTATTGCAAGAACTGAATATGTAAAAGACCTGGTTAAACTTTATGATGAACTTAAAGATTTAAACCCTTTGATCTATCACGGCAGAATGACATCAAAGCAGAGATCAGGCACTATTAAAGAACTTATTACCCAGCAGAAAAACGACCAGGGTTTTCTTGTTCTGGCAACCTCGGCAATTGAAGCAGGATGCGATCTTGATGCACATGTAATTATCACAGAGCTTTGCAATCCCGACAGCCTGGTGCAGCTTGCAGGACGGTTAAACAGGCGGGGACAAATGGAAAATGCAAAACTGATCATAGCGGGAAATACCATAAAGCCCCTTGTAAGTGTTTTAAATCAGGAACAGCTTGAAAACTATATTAATGACCTTAAATCAATGGGCAGTGTATTTAAACCTGAATCCCTGCAAAAATACTTTAATCCGCCCCAGAGAGACTGGATGGGTGAAATCCTGTTTGATATGCTCTGGGAATATGTTTATGAAGCTGACCTTACCTCAAAACCCCTTTGGGACAAGGGTATTATTGTAACCCGAAGCTGGGAGCCGTCTGTTACCTTATGCACAGGAATTGATGAAAAAACAAAAAAACCTGAAAATCCAGTACAGATTGGAATAAGCAGACTGGCAAAACGCATTAACAAACCTTTTGAAGAACTGAAAAAACAAAGAGCCTGCGACTGGCTTTCTGTTGATGAAAACAGTCAATGGCACGCAGACGTACACAGGGCTTTTTATAATACAGACAATTGGGAAGAAAACCGTTGGAGTTTGTATCCTCTGCCGGAAAAATATGCAATAAGCTGTTATGAGACAAACCTGATATGCGAAATTAAAAAGGAATTTATATCAGAATATTTTGATATGAACCTGGGATATATAAAAATTCCGAAAATCTTTCTCAAAGGTTATAGGGACGGTTTCAGGCAATACCTTGATTATCAGCCTAAAATTAAAGCAAAAGACGGCTGTTTTTCAATTGGCAGCGGGAAAAAATATCCAGAACATTCAGGGAGGGTCTGGTATCTGGATGTTGAAAAATAA
- a CDS encoding DUF2442 domain-containing protein, producing the protein MTSLAYKTQNAIAVNINISDDTLSIDLDDGRTVSVPLAWFPRLVYSTPQELKNWRLTGKGQGIYWPDPDEDISVSGLLAGRRSDESQRSFEKWLAKRLPLITNFGDKE; encoded by the coding sequence ATGACTTCTTTGGCGTATAAAACCCAAAATGCAATTGCTGTTAATATTAATATATCAGACGATACATTAAGTATTGATCTTGATGATGGACGTACAGTTTCAGTACCCCTTGCATGGTTTCCACGGCTGGTTTATTCAACACCGCAAGAGCTTAAAAACTGGCGTTTAACAGGAAAAGGGCAGGGTATTTACTGGCCTGACCCTGATGAAGATATCAGCGTCAGCGGCTTACTTGCAGGCAGACGATCAGATGAAAGCCAGAGATCATTTGAGAAATGGCTTGCAAAACGTTTACCCCTGATAACAAACTTTGGAGATAAAGAATGA